One region of Streptomyces subrutilus genomic DNA includes:
- a CDS encoding GntR family transcriptional regulator, with the protein MHDTARARVPAQTRKVLRHSVRGQVLDALRAALVDGELVPGEIYSGPALGDRFGVSATPVREAMQQLALEGAVECLPNRGFRVLSRTPRELAELAEVRAMLEVPVMLRLARSVPAATWEALRPAAAATAEAAAAGDVPGYAEADRAFHRRVLALAGNDQLVQVAEELHRRAQWPLPGAPRVRRADLVADAAEHAALLEALAAGDLPVVESLIREHFAGAT; encoded by the coding sequence GTGCACGACACGGCCCGAGCCCGGGTACCGGCGCAGACACGGAAGGTGCTGCGCCATTCCGTGCGCGGACAGGTCCTCGACGCGCTGCGCGCCGCGCTGGTCGACGGTGAGCTGGTGCCGGGCGAGATCTATTCGGGCCCGGCCCTGGGGGACCGCTTCGGCGTCTCCGCGACGCCCGTGCGCGAGGCGATGCAGCAGCTGGCCCTGGAGGGGGCGGTGGAATGCCTCCCCAACCGGGGCTTCCGCGTGCTGTCGCGCACCCCGCGCGAGCTGGCGGAGCTGGCGGAGGTACGGGCGATGCTGGAGGTCCCGGTGATGCTCCGGCTGGCCCGTTCCGTGCCGGCGGCGACGTGGGAGGCCCTGCGGCCGGCCGCGGCCGCCACCGCGGAGGCGGCCGCGGCGGGTGATGTGCCGGGGTACGCGGAGGCGGACCGGGCCTTCCACCGCCGGGTCCTCGCGCTGGCGGGCAACGACCAGCTGGTCCAGGTGGCCGAGGAGCTCCACCGGCGGGCGCAGTGGCCGCTGCCGGGGGCTCCGCGGGTGCGGCGTGCGGATCTCGTCGCCGATGCGGCGGAGCACGCGGCGCTGCTGGAGGCGCTCGCCGCCGGTGACCTCCCGGTGGTGGAGTCCCTGATCCGCGAACACTTCGCGGGCGCCACCTGA
- a CDS encoding PucR family transcriptional regulator — translation MRLRALLETEALGLRLLGGEEELDRTVRGVMTTDLRDPSRYLTGGELVLTGLAWRRNSADSEPFVRILASAGVAGLAAGEAELGDIPDDLVSACRRNRLPLFAVNEDVAFATITEYVVRQVSGERAGDLAAVVDRHRRLMTSGPAGGGPDVVLDLLTTDLDLRAWVLSPTGRQIAGAGEPLAPGVCAALASEHLGAVRTGRRGPHRISIQGMAYSLFPIRGHGRGAAGPGARDVRESVLSDWLLAVEADAGDWPAERLDLLQGVTQLIAVERDRRDAARTVRRRLAQEVLELVQTGAPPAEIAARLRVAAPVLLPGLGAAPHWQVVVARVDWDGGDIPGGPVAQSLLEEILVDPSVSGPEPSDRIAVAHAGDEAIALVPLPSLAGESGEDKGPDSALHADELLTTVRDPLKAGLADDGRLTLGVSAAVHSAEGLRGALEEARHARRVAAARPGRVCAAGHHELASHVLLLPFVPDDVRRAFTARLLDPLRDYDRRHRAELVPTLEAFLDCDGSWTRCATRLHLHVNTLRYRVGRIEQLTGRDLSRLEDKLDFFLALRMS, via the coding sequence ATGCGGCTGCGCGCACTGCTGGAAACCGAGGCGCTGGGGCTGCGGCTGCTGGGCGGCGAGGAAGAACTCGACCGGACGGTCCGCGGGGTCATGACGACCGACCTGCGTGATCCCAGCCGATACCTGACCGGGGGCGAGCTCGTCCTCACTGGCCTGGCCTGGCGTAGAAATTCAGCCGATTCCGAGCCGTTCGTACGAATCCTCGCGAGCGCGGGCGTCGCCGGGCTCGCCGCCGGCGAGGCGGAGCTGGGAGACATCCCGGACGATCTGGTCTCAGCCTGTCGGCGCAACCGCCTGCCGCTGTTCGCCGTGAACGAAGACGTTGCATTCGCCACGATCACCGAGTACGTGGTGCGCCAGGTTTCCGGGGAGCGTGCGGGCGATCTCGCGGCCGTCGTGGACCGCCACCGGCGCCTGATGACCTCGGGTCCGGCGGGCGGTGGACCGGATGTAGTGCTGGATCTGCTCACCACCGACCTCGATCTCCGGGCCTGGGTGCTGTCCCCCACCGGCCGGCAGATCGCCGGGGCGGGCGAGCCGCTGGCACCGGGTGTGTGCGCGGCCCTGGCGAGCGAGCACCTCGGGGCGGTCCGGACGGGCCGCAGGGGACCGCACCGGATCTCCATTCAGGGTATGGCCTACTCGCTCTTCCCGATCAGGGGACACGGCCGGGGCGCCGCCGGGCCGGGCGCCCGTGACGTGCGCGAGAGCGTGCTGTCGGACTGGCTGCTGGCCGTGGAGGCGGACGCGGGCGACTGGCCCGCCGAGCGGCTGGACCTGCTCCAGGGCGTCACCCAGCTGATCGCCGTCGAGCGGGACCGGCGCGACGCCGCCCGCACCGTGCGCCGCCGCCTGGCACAGGAAGTCCTCGAACTGGTCCAGACGGGTGCTCCGCCCGCCGAGATCGCCGCCCGACTGCGGGTGGCGGCGCCGGTGCTGCTGCCCGGCCTGGGCGCGGCCCCGCACTGGCAGGTGGTCGTGGCCCGGGTGGACTGGGACGGCGGGGACATCCCCGGCGGGCCGGTCGCCCAGTCGCTGCTGGAGGAGATCCTCGTCGACCCGTCCGTCTCGGGGCCGGAGCCCTCGGACCGGATCGCCGTCGCGCACGCCGGGGACGAGGCCATCGCCCTGGTGCCGCTGCCCTCGCTGGCCGGGGAGAGCGGCGAGGACAAGGGCCCCGACTCGGCCCTGCACGCCGACGAGCTGCTCACGACCGTGCGCGACCCCCTGAAGGCCGGTCTGGCCGACGACGGGCGCCTCACCCTGGGCGTCAGCGCGGCCGTGCACTCCGCCGAGGGGCTGCGCGGGGCGCTGGAGGAGGCCCGGCACGCCCGCCGGGTCGCCGCGGCCCGCCCGGGCCGGGTCTGCGCGGCCGGACACCACGAGCTGGCCTCGCACGTGCTGCTGCTGCCGTTCGTGCCGGACGACGTGCGGCGCGCCTTCACGGCCCGGCTGCTGGACCCGCTGCGGGACTACGACCGGCGCCACCGCGCGGAGCTCGTTCCGACGCTGGAGGCCTTCCTGGACTGCGACGGCTCCTGGACCCGCTGCGCGACGCGGCTGCACCTGCACGTCAACACGCTGCGGTACCGGGTCGGGCGAATCGAGCAGTTGACGGGGCGTGACCTCTCGCGGCTGGAGGACAAGCTCGATTTCTTCCTGGCACTGCGCATGAGCTGA
- a CDS encoding FAD binding domain-containing protein, translating to MDFLRPASWEEALAAKAEFPTAVPIAGGTDVMVEINFDHRRPEYLLDLNRIGLLREWEVGEDVVRLGASVPYTQIMENLRTELPGLALASHTVASPQIRNRGGVGGNLGCASPAGDSHPALLAAGAEVEVESVRGSRLIPIDEFYTGVKRNALAADELIKTIHIKKAEGPQQYSKVGSRNAMVIAVCAFGLALHPQTRTVRTGIGSAAPTPIRAKAAEEFLNAALEEGGFWESGKVITPSIAKQFGDLASGAANPIDDVRGTAKYRRHAVGIMARRQLVWTWEQYRGTGNGRSLEGAA from the coding sequence ATGGACTTCCTTCGCCCCGCCAGCTGGGAGGAGGCGCTCGCCGCTAAGGCCGAGTTCCCCACAGCTGTGCCGATTGCGGGTGGCACCGATGTGATGGTCGAGATCAACTTCGACCACCGTCGGCCGGAGTACCTCCTGGACCTGAACCGCATCGGTCTGCTGCGGGAGTGGGAGGTCGGCGAGGACGTGGTTCGTCTGGGCGCCTCCGTCCCGTACACGCAGATCATGGAGAACCTCCGCACGGAGCTTCCGGGTCTCGCGCTCGCCTCGCACACGGTCGCGTCCCCGCAGATCCGCAACCGCGGCGGCGTCGGCGGCAACCTCGGTTGCGCCTCGCCGGCCGGCGACTCGCACCCGGCGCTGCTCGCCGCGGGCGCCGAGGTCGAGGTGGAGTCCGTGCGCGGCTCTCGCCTGATCCCGATCGACGAGTTCTACACCGGCGTCAAGCGCAACGCGCTCGCCGCCGACGAGCTCATCAAGACCATCCACATCAAGAAGGCGGAGGGTCCCCAGCAGTACTCCAAGGTCGGCTCCCGCAACGCGATGGTCATCGCGGTCTGCGCGTTCGGCCTGGCGCTGCACCCGCAGACCCGTACGGTCCGCACCGGCATCGGTTCGGCCGCGCCGACCCCGATCCGCGCGAAGGCCGCCGAGGAGTTCCTGAACGCCGCGCTCGAAGAGGGCGGCTTCTGGGAGTCGGGCAAGGTCATCACCCCGTCCATCGCCAAGCAGTTCGGTGACCTCGCCTCCGGCGCGGCCAACCCGATCGACGACGTCCGCGGCACGGCGAAGTACCGCCGTCACGCGGTCGGCATCATGGCTCGCCGCCAGCTCGTCTGGACCTGGGAGCAGTACCGCGGTACCGGCAACGGCCGCTCGCTTGAAGGGGCTGCGTAA
- a CDS encoding (2Fe-2S)-binding protein — MRVNFTVNGRQQEADDVWEGESLLYVLRERLGLPGSKNACEQGECGSCTVRLDGVPVCSCLVAAGQVEGRDVVTVEGLADFAKQREEHGHGGACGTGGGCGGKGVSLDAAKQWQAKPAGDSQTGEGAALSNIQQAFIDAGAVQCGFCTPGLLVQADALLEENSSPSDQDIREALSGNLCRCTGYEKILDAVRLAAARQAEAV, encoded by the coding sequence ATGCGCGTCAATTTCACTGTCAACGGCCGCCAGCAGGAAGCCGACGACGTATGGGAGGGCGAGTCCCTTCTCTACGTCCTGCGCGAACGCCTGGGCCTGCCGGGTTCGAAGAACGCCTGTGAGCAGGGCGAGTGCGGTTCCTGCACCGTCCGCCTCGACGGCGTGCCGGTCTGTTCCTGCCTGGTCGCGGCCGGTCAGGTCGAGGGTCGTGACGTGGTGACCGTCGAGGGCCTGGCGGATTTCGCCAAGCAGCGCGAGGAGCACGGCCACGGCGGTGCCTGCGGCACCGGCGGCGGCTGCGGCGGCAAGGGCGTGTCCCTGGACGCGGCCAAGCAGTGGCAGGCCAAGCCGGCGGGCGACTCGCAGACCGGCGAGGGCGCCGCGCTCTCCAACATCCAGCAGGCGTTCATCGACGCCGGCGCCGTCCAGTGCGGCTTCTGCACCCCGGGCCTCCTGGTCCAGGCCGACGCGCTGCTGGAGGAGAACTCCTCCCCCTCCGACCAGGACATCCGTGAGGCCCTGTCCGGCAACCTGTGCCGCTGCACGGGCTACGAGAAGATCCTCGACGCGGTCCGCCTCGCGGCCGCCCGTCAGGCAGAGGCGGTCTGA
- the pucD gene encoding xanthine dehydrogenase subunit D codes for MAQNTRTVPAGTPTNVTQKHNKGGIGESTLRPDGTLKVTGEFAYSSDLWHEDMLWGQTLRSTVAHAEIASIDISEALAMPGVYSVLTYDDLPAEMKNYGLEIQDTPVLANGRVRHHGEPVALVAADHPETARRAAAKIKIDYRELPLVTDEASALAADAPLIHEGRDDHHSGHVPHPNIVHRQPIIRGNVEEARKRADVIVEGEYTFGMQDQAFLGPESGMAVPCEDGGVDLYVATQWLHSDLKQIAPVLGLPEEKVRMTLSGVGGAFGGREDISMQIHACLLALATNKPVKIVYNRFESFFGHVHRHPAKLYYEHGATKDGKLTHMKCKIVLDGGAYASASPAVVGNASSLSVGPYVVEDVDIEAIALYTNNPPCGAMRGFGAVQACFAYEAQMDKLAAKLGMDPVEFRQLNAMEMGTIMPTGQVVDSPAPVAELLRRVKSRPLPPERQWETAGEGADVRALPGGLSNTTHGEGVVRGVGYAVGIKNVGFSEGFDDYSTARVRLEVINGEPVAMVHTAMAEVGQGGVTVHAQIARTELGVTQVTIHPADTQVGSAGSTSASRQTYMTGGAVKNTCEAVREKVLEIGRRKNGSYHPAWATAELLLEGGKVVTDGGEVLADLADILEGEDAIDLELEFRHRPTVAFDLKTGQGDGHVQYTFAAHRAVVEVDTELGLVKVVELATAQDVGKALNMLSVVGQIQGGTTQGLGVAIMEEIIVDPKTAKVRNPSFTDYLIPTILDTPTIPVDVLELADPNAPYGLRGMGEAPTLSSTPAVLAAIRQATGLELNKTPIRPEALTGTL; via the coding sequence ATGGCTCAGAACACGCGCACCGTTCCGGCGGGTACGCCGACCAACGTCACGCAGAAGCACAACAAGGGCGGCATCGGCGAGTCCACGCTCCGCCCGGACGGCACCCTCAAGGTCACCGGTGAGTTCGCTTACTCCTCGGACCTGTGGCACGAGGACATGCTGTGGGGCCAGACCCTGCGCAGCACCGTCGCGCACGCCGAGATCGCGTCCATCGACATCTCCGAGGCGCTCGCCATGCCCGGCGTCTACTCGGTGCTGACGTACGACGACCTGCCGGCCGAGATGAAGAACTACGGCCTGGAGATCCAGGACACCCCGGTGCTGGCCAACGGCCGGGTACGCCACCACGGTGAGCCGGTCGCCCTCGTGGCCGCCGACCACCCGGAGACCGCCCGCCGCGCGGCCGCCAAGATCAAGATCGACTACCGCGAGCTGCCGCTCGTCACGGACGAGGCCTCGGCCCTGGCCGCCGACGCGCCGCTGATCCACGAGGGCCGCGACGACCACCACTCCGGTCACGTCCCGCACCCGAACATCGTGCACCGCCAGCCGATCATCCGCGGCAACGTGGAAGAGGCCCGCAAGCGCGCCGACGTGATCGTCGAGGGCGAGTACACCTTCGGCATGCAGGACCAGGCCTTCCTCGGCCCGGAGTCCGGCATGGCCGTGCCCTGCGAGGACGGCGGTGTCGACCTCTACGTCGCCACCCAGTGGCTGCACTCGGACCTCAAGCAGATCGCCCCCGTCCTCGGTCTCCCCGAGGAGAAGGTGCGCATGACGCTCTCCGGCGTCGGCGGTGCCTTCGGCGGTCGCGAGGACATCTCGATGCAGATCCACGCCTGCCTCCTGGCCCTGGCCACGAACAAGCCGGTCAAGATCGTCTACAACCGCTTCGAGTCCTTCTTCGGACACGTGCACCGCCACCCGGCGAAGCTCTACTACGAGCACGGCGCCACCAAGGACGGCAAGCTCACGCACATGAAGTGCAAGATCGTCCTGGACGGCGGCGCCTACGCGTCTGCCTCCCCGGCGGTCGTCGGCAACGCCTCCTCCCTGTCGGTGGGCCCGTACGTCGTCGAAGACGTCGACATCGAGGCCATCGCGCTCTACACGAACAACCCGCCCTGTGGCGCGATGCGCGGCTTCGGCGCCGTCCAGGCCTGCTTCGCCTACGAGGCCCAGATGGACAAGCTCGCGGCGAAGCTGGGCATGGACCCGGTCGAGTTCCGCCAGCTGAACGCCATGGAGATGGGCACGATCATGCCCACCGGCCAGGTCGTCGACTCCCCGGCCCCGGTCGCCGAGCTGCTGCGCCGGGTCAAGTCCCGCCCGCTGCCGCCGGAGCGCCAGTGGGAGACCGCCGGCGAGGGCGCGGATGTCCGCGCGCTGCCGGGCGGCCTCTCCAACACCACCCACGGCGAGGGCGTCGTACGCGGTGTCGGCTACGCGGTCGGCATCAAGAACGTCGGCTTCTCCGAGGGCTTCGACGACTACTCCACCGCCCGCGTGCGGCTCGAGGTCATCAACGGCGAGCCCGTCGCGATGGTCCACACGGCCATGGCGGAGGTCGGCCAGGGCGGTGTGACCGTCCACGCGCAGATCGCCCGTACCGAGCTGGGCGTCACGCAGGTGACCATCCACCCGGCCGACACCCAGGTCGGCTCCGCCGGTTCCACGTCCGCCTCCCGGCAGACGTACATGACCGGTGGCGCGGTGAAGAACACCTGCGAGGCCGTCCGCGAGAAGGTCCTGGAGATCGGCCGCCGCAAGAACGGGTCCTACCACCCCGCGTGGGCGACCGCCGAGCTGCTCCTCGAGGGCGGCAAGGTCGTCACCGACGGCGGCGAGGTCCTCGCGGACCTGGCGGACATCCTCGAGGGCGAGGACGCGATCGACCTGGAGCTGGAGTTCCGGCACCGGCCGACCGTCGCCTTCGACCTGAAGACCGGCCAGGGCGACGGCCACGTCCAGTACACCTTCGCCGCGCACCGCGCCGTCGTCGAGGTGGACACCGAGCTCGGCCTGGTCAAGGTCGTCGAGTTGGCGACCGCGCAGGACGTCGGCAAGGCCCTGAACATGCTCTCCGTGGTCGGCCAGATCCAGGGTGGCACCACCCAGGGCCTCGGCGTGGCGATCATGGAGGAGATCATCGTGGACCCGAAGACCGCGAAGGTGCGCAACCCCTCCTTCACGGACTACCTGATCCCCACCATCCTGGACACTCCGACCATCCCGGTCGACGTCCTGGAGCTCGCCGACCCGAACGCGCCGTACGGCCTGCGCGGTATGGGCGAGGCCCCGACCCTGTCGTCCACCCCGGCCGTCCTCGCGGCGATCCGGCAGGCGACCGGTCTGGAGCTCAACAAGACGCCGATCCGTCCGGAAGCCCTTACCGGGACCCTCTAG
- a CDS encoding NCS2 family permease: MTQSSVEPKTTAEEAGDGSRNPAGRSWLDRYFHITHRGSNVGNEVRGGITTFMAMAYILLLNPLLLSGKDVAGTVMSGSAIITATAFAAAVTTLLMGFVGKVPLALAAGLSVSGVLASQVAPQMTWPQAMGMCVLYGVVICLLVVTGLRELIMNAIPLALKHAITMGIGLFVALIGFVKAGFVGNGGEFMPPVQLGATGELSGWPVLLFAITLIAIFMLQARKVPGAILIGIVGGTVLAAILNAILDIDPKAWKNGSPELKGSAISMPDFSLFGDVSFGGWGDVGYMTVGMIVFTLVLAGFFDAMATIIGVGTEAKLADDKGRMPGLSKALFIDGAGGAIGGVAGGSGQTVFVESATGVGEGARTGLASVVTGLFFAACLFFTPITQIVPGEVASAALVVIGAMMMQNARHVDWADSATAIPVFLTVVIMPFTYSITAGVAAGVISYVAIKIAQGKAREIGAFMWALAGIFLVFFALHPIEGWLGVA, translated from the coding sequence ATGACCCAGTCGTCTGTGGAGCCCAAGACCACCGCGGAAGAGGCCGGCGACGGCTCTCGCAACCCCGCCGGGCGTTCTTGGCTCGACCGGTACTTTCACATAACGCACAGAGGATCCAACGTCGGCAACGAGGTTCGTGGCGGTATCACGACCTTCATGGCCATGGCGTACATCCTCCTTCTCAACCCCCTGCTCCTCTCGGGCAAGGACGTCGCCGGCACCGTGATGAGCGGTTCGGCGATCATCACCGCCACCGCCTTCGCCGCGGCCGTCACCACGCTCCTCATGGGCTTCGTCGGCAAGGTGCCGCTCGCCCTCGCCGCCGGTCTTTCCGTGTCCGGTGTGCTGGCCTCGCAGGTGGCCCCGCAGATGACCTGGCCGCAGGCCATGGGCATGTGCGTGCTCTACGGCGTCGTGATCTGCCTCCTGGTCGTCACCGGCCTCCGCGAGCTGATCATGAACGCCATCCCGCTCGCGCTCAAGCACGCCATCACCATGGGCATCGGCCTCTTCGTCGCCCTGATCGGCTTCGTGAAGGCCGGGTTCGTCGGCAACGGCGGGGAGTTCATGCCCCCCGTCCAGCTCGGCGCGACCGGTGAGCTGTCCGGCTGGCCCGTGCTGCTCTTCGCGATCACCCTGATCGCCATCTTCATGCTTCAGGCCCGCAAGGTGCCCGGCGCGATCCTGATCGGCATCGTCGGCGGCACGGTCCTCGCCGCGATCCTCAACGCCATCCTCGACATCGACCCCAAGGCCTGGAAGAACGGCTCGCCGGAGCTCAAGGGCTCCGCGATCTCCATGCCGGACTTCTCGCTCTTCGGCGACGTCTCCTTCGGCGGCTGGGGCGACGTCGGCTACATGACGGTCGGCATGATCGTCTTCACCCTGGTGCTCGCCGGCTTCTTCGACGCGATGGCCACCATCATCGGCGTCGGCACCGAGGCCAAGCTGGCCGACGACAAGGGCCGCATGCCGGGTCTGTCCAAGGCCCTGTTCATCGACGGCGCCGGTGGCGCCATCGGCGGCGTCGCGGGCGGCTCCGGCCAGACCGTGTTCGTCGAGTCCGCGACCGGCGTCGGCGAGGGAGCCCGCACAGGCCTCGCCTCCGTCGTCACCGGCCTGTTCTTCGCCGCCTGCCTCTTCTTCACCCCGATCACCCAGATCGTCCCGGGCGAGGTCGCCTCCGCGGCCCTGGTCGTCATCGGCGCGATGATGATGCAGAACGCCCGCCACGTGGACTGGGCCGACAGCGCGACCGCGATCCCGGTCTTCCTGACCGTCGTGATCATGCCGTTCACCTACTCGATCACCGCCGGTGTCGCCGCGGGTGTCATCTCCTACGTCGCCATCAAGATCGCTCAGGGCAAGGCCCGTGAGATCGGCGCCTTCATGTGGGCGCTGGCCGGAATCTTCCTGGTGTTCTTCGCGCTTCACCCGATCGAGGGCTGGCTCGGCGTCGCCTGA